The DNA segment CAGTACTGGTCGGCAACGGAATCGTAGGCGATGTCCGGGTTCACCTGGTAGCCTGCCGCGTTACAGATTGTCAGCAGAGTAGGCGACACGCCACCGCCCGCGGTCAGCTCGCGGCCGTAGATGTCATTGCCTGTGCCGCGCATGAACCCTTGCCACACCGCCAGGTATACGCCGCGCCGTGTGTTGAAAGCGACCTGCGGGCCCTCCAGATTAGCGGCAGAGGACACCTGGTCCACATAGTCCGCGATGGCCACATTCCCGCCAATCAACTCCAGTGCGCTGACGCCGCCCCCTCCACTGGCGCGGGGAGTTCGCCCCTCCTGGTCCCCGGGCGCAGCGTGATCACCCAAGATCCCGCTGTGCCGCAGTGGGTCGGGTGTGCCTGAGGGAAGCAGCGGCGGCCGCCAGGCGGCAGGAGCAAAGGGCGCGGCAATGGGAGCGGAAGAGGGCACAGTCTCGGCGACGGAGACCTGCGCCGGTGCATCCGGCCTGGCATAGGCCCGCACGACGGGAAACAACAACGACCACGTGATCAGACAGACAAGCATGCGTTGATATCTCGTCACGGTCGGCCTCCTTGCCTTTGGTCAATCCCTGAGAGCAGGGCGTTGGTCATTTGCGCAGCAACTGCTCTCGTCCCGGTCCTGTGCTGATCATTTCTACCGGTATTCCCACCTCGTCCTCGATGAGCTGCACGTAAGTGCGGGCCTGAGCAGGAAGGTCGGCGAAACGCCTGGCCTTTCCGAGGTCGCCCTCCCAGCCTTCCAGCTCCTCAAAGACGACCTCCGCCGCGGCGAGCTCATCCTCGTCAACGGTGAAGGTCCGCGTCAGCCCGCCTCCGATACGATAGGCGACGGCCACGCGCAGCGATGGCAACCCGGCGAGGACGTCCAGCTTGGTCAGGGCCAGCGCGTCGAGGCCATTCACCCGCCGGGCATAGCGCAGGATGGTCAGGTCCAGCCAGCCGCACCGCCGCGGACGTCCGGTGGTCGTGCCGTACTCGTGCCCCAGCTCGCGGATGCGGCTGCCGAGCTCGTTGTCGAGCTCTGTCGGGAAGGGCCCGGCTCCCACGCGTGTGGTGTAAGCCTTGGCCACACCGAGCACCTTGAGCGGGTCGGGCCGTATGCCTGTGCCTACATAGACTCCCCCCAGCGTCGGGTGGGAGGAGGTCACGTAGGGATAGGTCCCGTGGGCAATGTCCAGCAAGGTGGCCTGAGCGCCCTCGAAGAGGATGTCCCCTCCGCGCTGGCGCACCTCATCCAGAAATGAACCGGCGTCGCCGCTGCTGACGGTTGCGTTGTTCCGGAGTGCCTCGATGGCCGGCCAGCACTGCTGCAAGACCAATTGGCTGGACAGTGCCGCTTCAATCGTCAGCTCCTCCTGCTTCTCTCGCGGCACCTGATAGAATCCCAAGAGCGCCTCAACCTCGGCGCGGTTCCAGGCCGCCTCTTCGGCAACTCGCCGCCCAAACCGCTCGCGATCCTTCGTGTCGCCCCAGCGAATGCCGCGCCGGCCGACATAGTCCATATAGGCAGGTCCGATGCCGCGTCCGGTGGTGCCGATGGCCCCTCCCGAGAGGCGATCCCTGAGCACGTGCCAGGGCAGGATGAGGTGCGCCTTGTCGCTGATCAACAGTCGGGCGTGCGCGCTTCCCAGCCGCGACTCGAGGGCGACCAGTTCATCACGCAGCACGAGCGGGTCAATTACTACCCCATTGCCGATGACGCAGGTCTTGTCCGGGTAGAGGACCCCTGAAGGCAGCAGGTGGAAAGCGTGGCTCTGGTTGTTCACCACCACCGTGTGGCCAGCATTGTTCCCACCCTGGTAGCGCACAACCGCCACAAACCGGGCCTCTGCAGCGAGCGCATCAACGATCTTGCCCTTGCCTTCGTCGCCCCATTGGGTGCCAAGAATCACCAGGTTAGTCATCTGCCCTGTTTCCCCTGTCGCTGCCCCGCTCCGCGCGGCGGTCGTCTTGGTTGTCTGCTAGCCCCAACTCGGCCTCGATTCGCTCTGCTTCGGCGACGGCCAGCTCCGCTGCCAACCCGGTGTACTCCTCCGGCTTCCAGGCCGAGACCACAGCGCGTTCCTCGTCTCCGAGACCAGCCACCAGTGACTGCCAGTCCGAGTCGCCACCACGAACCGCGGACTGCACGCCAGCAAAGGCCTCCGGCTGGCCATTGGCACGCCGCCGCAGTTGCAGCGCCTCGGACAGCACCTCGGGGTGAGCCCTCACTTCCCTGAGCAGCGCCTCCTCATCTGGCTCCACGCGGGCCAGTCCCTCGGCCAGTGCCTCCGTCGCAACCAGGCTGTGCCCCAGGGCCACACCGATATTGCGCTTGGCCGTCTTGTCCGACAGGTCCCGCTGCAATCGGGAAAGAGAGAGCTTGTCAGAGAGCGCCTCCAGCAGGGCGCTACTCATCTGGAGGTTGCCTTCGGCGCCCTCAAAGTGAATGGGATTCACCTTGTGCGGCATGGTCGAAGACCCAACTTCCCCCGGCACTGCTTTCAGACGCAGTGTCCCCAGCGCCGCGTAGAGCCAGACGTTCTGCGCCAGGTCGAGCCATACACTGTTCAACTGCCGCACCCAGTCGAGGAACAGCACGAGGTAACTAGATGGGACAATCTGCGTTGTGATCGGGCTTGGCTCAAGACCCATTTCAGCGATGAATGACCTGGCGAACCGCTGCCAATCAAGCTCGGGGAAGAGCAGCGTCTGAGCGTTATAGTTGCCCACCGCGCCGCTCAGCTTGCCGCTCAAGCGCTGCTGTCGCAATTGGCCCAGCCAAAACGCCGCCCGCGAGAGAAAGACCGCCCACTCTTTGCCCATGGTGGTAGGCACCGCTACCTGGCCGTGGGTGCGCGCCAGCATGACCACCCTGGCATCTCGGCGTATCATGCCGCAGAGGATTCGCACCAGTTCCAATGAAGAGGGCACGATCACCTCTGCTGCCGCCCTCGCCAGCAGTCGGCCGTAGGCCAGACTGTCCGTGTCCTCGCTGGTCAACCCCCAGTGGATCCACGACGAATGTTGCTCCCAGACCGTGCCCCTGGCGTGCTCCCGAATCAGGTACTCCACTGCCTTGACATCGTGTCTGAGCCTGGCCTCAATCTGCTTCACCCGCTCCAGGTCCACGTCGCCCAGAGCGGCAGCCCAATCCAGGAGCGATGCCTGGTCTGCTGCGTTGGGCAGCTCGAGGCCCAGGAACTCGAGCAACCTGATCCAGTATCGCGCCTCCACTACGACGCGTTCGCGAATCAGCGCGCCCTCGGAGAACAGGTCGCGCAGTGGGCCACAGACTCGGGAGTATCGTCCGTCCAGCGGCGACAGGGCCCACAGCGAGGCAGTCTCTTTGCCGGAATCCATGATCACGCTCAAGCTCACTCGTGAGCGACGCGCTCAGCGATCTTGCGGGCGGCGATCACACCAGTCGCTGCCGCGCCGACGATGTTGCCCGACACACCTGCGCCATCGCCCGCGACAAAGACGTTCTCGACCTGCGTCTCGAGGTTGGCATCGATCTTGGGGCGACAGGAGTGGAACTTGACCTCTGGCGCGTAGAGCAACGTAGAGTCAGCGCCGATGCCCGGGATGAGCGCGTCGAGCCGTTCGATTCCCTCAGTGAGATTCACCACCACGCGTGAAGGCAGCGCCATAGCGATGTCACCCGGAGTCACCTCGGTCAGCGTCGGCTCGATGTAGCTCTTGGACAGGCGCCCCCACGTGCTGCGCCGATAACGCCGAAAGTCAGACAGTCTTTGCAGCAGCGGCAGGCCGCCGCCGATGGTGTTGGCCAGCTTGGCGATGCTCTCTCCGTAAGCAATCGTGTTGGTGATTGGTTCCGATAGCCCGATCTTGTTCAGCAGTGCAAAATTGCTATTCGCCGAGTGGCGATCTTTGTACGCATGGCCGTTCACGCAGTCAAACTGCTTGTAGGGCTCTCGCGTGACAAAGCCATTGGGATTGGTGCAGAAGGTGCGCAACTGGTCATCGTAGGAGTGCGAGAAGAAAAAGATCGGCGGATCGTAGATGACCTCGCACACACCATGCAGCACTTCGGCAGGCACCTCCACGCGCACGCCCACCTCGATGGGCTGGTACTGCAACTCGCAGCCCAGACCCGCGAGCAGGTCGGCCAGCCACTGGTTTGCCGAGCGCCCCGGCGCCAGCAGCAGGTAGCGCGCATTCATGGCGACCCCACCCTCAGCCAGCACCGCCACGCCGCCCTCGATGCGCTGTACCTGCTCCACGCGCAGCTCGGTGCGCAGCGTCACACCCTGGGCGGCCAGCCACGCCTCCATGCCGCTGATGTAGCCCGGCAGCCGGTCCGAGCCCAGGTGCTTCTGTTTGACCAGCATCAACATCATGCCCAGCTTGGTCGCTCGCGCCTTGAGCTCGTTCGCCGACCGTGGGTCACTGGGGTATGTCGGCCCATCCATACCGAACCTGGCAAAGGCCGCTTCGAGATAGTCAATCAACTGGTCCGCTTCGGACAGAGGCAAGAATTCGGTCAGGTCGGTCTTGCCGCGGCGCGCGGTAAAGTTCAGCTTGCCATCGGAGAACAATCCTGCGCCTCCAACCCCGTAGAGCACGTCGTCGTGTGGGTTGCGCCGCGCTGCCAGCTTGCCCCGGTCGATGAGCACGATGTCCTTGATGCCGCGTTCGTGCAGCTCGTAGCAGGCGAATAGCCCGGCCGGTCCTGCCCCGACGACAACCACCTCGTGCCAGTTCTGAGCCATTTTTCCTCCAGGGATACCGTGCATCGCCGCTATTGTACGGTATCCAGCACGGTATGGCAATCAGACCGCCGCTCAAGCGCACGACACTTGTCGCCTCCACACAGAGCGGCTAGAATCACGTGAGACGCGGCATTCGAGTGCCGTTTGTGGGCTCGAACCGCCAGCCCGGGTCCGATCACCGGAGGCGCCAGATGAACAAACCGCTGCCGGAAAGCCAGCTTCAGGGAGCCTGTGGCCTGTACTGCGGTCTGTGCCCGCGTTATCAGTCCTCTTCACCCAGCCGCTGCCCCGGCTGCCAGTTGGGCGAACAACACTCGTACTGCTCCGTATGGCGCTGCGCCGTGCACACAAAGGGGCTGCTGACCTGCGCCAAATGTGCCGAGTATCCCTGCGCCAAGCTCAAGCTCTGCATCGGCGAAGGAGCTGACTCGTTCCTGAGCCACCAACCAGCTTTCCCCAACCTGGAGCGCATCCGTGCCAACGGCCTGGAAAGTCACCTGGCAGAGGCTCGCGAGAGGCGCGAGCTCCTCGAGGAGCTGCTCGCCCGCTACAACGATGGCCGCTCGATGAGCTTTTACTGCGTGGCAGCGGCACTTCTCTCGCCGGAGAGGCTACGCCAGGCCTTGCAGAAAGTCGATGGGACCGTCTCCCAGGGGCGGGTCAACAAAGAGGACCTGAAAGCCAGAGCCAGGGCAATGAGGTCGACACTGCAAGAATACGCAACTCAGGATGGGATCAGTCTGGCCCTGCGCAAGGGCAAGGCGGGGGACGGTCCCTGAGAAGGGGTGAGCAGGGCCAGGGGGACGATAGGCGGGCGCGAGACTGGGAGGCCAACAACGTCATTTCGGTTCCAGGTGATGAACGAGCAATCGGCTCGCGCGGTGCTCTCCTGGGTCTACCCACCACCGTACCTCATCTACAACGAGGACCCGTTACGAATGGAGCAGGTCGTGCAGGAATTGCTGCGGCCTGACTATCACTACTACACACTCGCCGAGGGCCGCGATTCACTTGTTGCCTACTGCTGCTGTGGCCTGGACGCCAGGGTTGGCGGGGGCGACTATGACGACGACTCGCTTGACCTGGGGCTAATGGTGCGCCCGGACCTGAATGGTTTGGGACGAGGGGGCGAGTACGCTGGAGCGGTGCTGCAGTTCACCCGGCGGCACTTTCCGCAGCGCCGT comes from the Chloroflexi bacterium ADurb.Bin180 genome and includes:
- the purA gene encoding Adenylosuccinate synthetase, encoding MTNLVILGTQWGDEGKGKIVDALAAEARFVAVVRYQGGNNAGHTVVVNNQSHAFHLLPSGVLYPDKTCVIGNGVVIDPLVLRDELVALESRLGSAHARLLISDKAHLILPWHVLRDRLSGGAIGTTGRGIGPAYMDYVGRRGIRWGDTKDRERFGRRVAEEAAWNRAEVEALLGFYQVPREKQEELTIEAALSSQLVLQQCWPAIEALRNNATVSSGDAGSFLDEVRQRGGDILFEGAQATLLDIAHGTYPYVTSSHPTLGGVYVGTGIRPDPLKVLGVAKAYTTRVGAGPFPTELDNELGSRIRELGHEYGTTTGRPRRCGWLDLTILRYARRVNGLDALALTKLDVLAGLPSLRVAVAYRIGGGLTRTFTVDEDELAAAEVVFEELEGWEGDLGKARRFADLPAQARTYVQLIEDEVGIPVEMISTGPGREQLLRK
- the purB gene encoding Adenylosuccinate lyase, coding for MDSGKETASLWALSPLDGRYSRVCGPLRDLFSEGALIRERVVVEARYWIRLLEFLGLELPNAADQASLLDWAAALGDVDLERVKQIEARLRHDVKAVEYLIREHARGTVWEQHSSWIHWGLTSEDTDSLAYGRLLARAAAEVIVPSSLELVRILCGMIRRDARVVMLARTHGQVAVPTTMGKEWAVFLSRAAFWLGQLRQQRLSGKLSGAVGNYNAQTLLFPELDWQRFARSFIAEMGLEPSPITTQIVPSSYLVLFLDWVRQLNSVWLDLAQNVWLYAALGTLRLKAVPGEVGSSTMPHKVNPIHFEGAEGNLQMSSALLEALSDKLSLSRLQRDLSDKTAKRNIGVALGHSLVATEALAEGLARVEPDEEALLREVRAHPEVLSEALQLRRRANGQPEAFAGVQSAVRGGDSDWQSLVAGLGDEERAVVSAWKPEEYTGLAAELAVAEAERIEAELGLADNQDDRRAERGSDRGNRADD
- a CDS encoding putative selenate reductase subunit YgfK, whose translation is MAQNWHEVVVVGAGPAGLFACYELHERGIKDIVLIDRGKLAARRNPHDDVLYGVGGAGLFSDGKLNFTARRGKTDLTEFLPLSEADQLIDYLEAAFARFGMDGPTYPSDPRSANELKARATKLGMMLMLVKQKHLGSDRLPGYISGMEAWLAAQGVTLRTELRVEQVQRIEGGVAVLAEGGVAMNARYLLLAPGRSANQWLADLLAGLGCELQYQPIEVGVRVEVPAEVLHGVCEVIYDPPIFFFSHSYDDQLRTFCTNPNGFVTREPYKQFDCVNGHAYKDRHSANSNFALLNKIGLSEPITNTIAYGESIAKLANTIGGGLPLLQRLSDFRRYRRSTWGRLSKSYIEPTLTEVTPGDIAMALPSRVVVNLTEGIERLDALIPGIGADSTLLYAPEVKFHSCRPKIDANLETQVENVFVAGDGAGVSGNIVGAAATGVIAARKIAERVAHE